Genomic segment of Agrobacterium larrymoorei:
TTTGTAAGCCGGGGCGGCTGTTATCAAGTGATTACTTCACGTTTGCGCCGACGACCTTGTCCCAGCCACCGGTGACGGCGGCCTTGTTGGCGTCAACGTCTTCGAGTGTCGGGAAGATTGCCTTTTCATAGGCTGCTGCTGGTGGCAGAGCGTCGAGCAGGTCCTTCGGAATCTTGTTGGCCTTGGCAAGAGCGTTGAAGCGGATCGGGTGGCAGAAGCCCTTGAGCCAGCCGAGCTGACCGTCGTCCGAATAGAGGTGCTCCATCCACAGCTTTGCAGCGTTTGGATGCGGTGCGTAGGCGGAAATGCCCTGAACGTAAACGCCAGCCAGAACGCCCTTCTCAGGAACGACGACTTCTGTCGGCGGGTTGCCGTTCAGCGTCTTTGCCCAACCGAGAGCGTTATAGTCCCAAGCGATGACGATTGGCGTGGCACCCTGTGCCAGCGTACCGGCCTTGCCGATGACGGGAACGAAGTTGCCGGCCTTGTTGAGGTCGGCGAAGTACTTCAGACCAGCTTCACCGGCTTCCTTGCCGTCCTTTGCACCGGTGGAGAGACCGGCAGCGAGAACACCCAGGATCGCCTGGTTGGAGGCGCGTGGGTCGCCAGCCAGAGCAACCTGACCGGAATATTCGGGCTTCAAGAGGTCGGCCCAGTCCTTCGGAGAATTGGTGACGAGGTCCTTGTTCACGAAGATGGACATGACGCCGTAATAGTCGCCGTACCAGTAGCCTTCGGCGTCCTTCACGTTGTCAGGAATTTCGTCCCAGGTGGAAACCTTGTAAGGCTGGAGAAGGCCTTCCTTCTTGGCCTGCGGGCCGAATGCGAGACCGACGTCGATCACGTCAGGAGCCTGTGGGCCCTTATTGTCCTTGTTGGCCTTGATGGCTTCGATTTCGTCGGCAGAACCGGCGTCCGGGTTCAGTTCGTTGACCTGAATTTCCGGATACTTGGCCTTGAAGGAGGCGATGACGTCGCCGTAACCGCACCAGTCGTGCGGCAGAGCGATGGTCGTCAGCATGCCTTCTTTCTTGGCGGCTGCGATGAGTTCCTCGCTCGGTGCTGCCGAGGCGATTGCCGAGGTGGCAAGGATGATTGCGGTGGTAAGCGAAAGCAGTCGGCGGCTGTGCGAGATCACTTTGGTTCTCCTCTTCGTGTCTCATGCGTCGGCGGACGCTGTACGTGGTCTGCATGAATGTTTTGTGACGGTTGTAGGGCTGCCGATCTGCGTCGCGCTAGCCTCGTCTGACGCTTTATTGCCATCATTACGTCACTTTTTTGTCATGATGTATTGGCTGCGACATAAAAAGTTTCGGTTGCGCCCTTTCCTCGGTTGGAGATCAGTTGCAGCTCATTTATTTTCGGGCTTCCTAAACAGACGCGTCTGCTCAAAAAGTCCTTCGAGCGCGTTCATGCGCTGGCGGGTTTCATCCCAGCCATTGTTCTGCACGGCTTCGATCAGAGCCTCCACCACGAATAGCGTCACGACGGAGCTATCCCAGGCGGATGGTGCCTCGATGCGCACGCGAAATGTGTGTTTGGCGAAGCGCGAAACGGGTGAGGTCCACTGGTCGGTGAAAAGCAGGATGCTGACATCGTTTTCATGCGCCACCTGCGCCAGCGTCACCATGTCCTGCTCGTAGCGGCGGATATCGAAGATCACCAGCACATCGCCCGCATTCATGTTCAGCATATATTGCGGCCATGAACTGGAATTGGAGGACATCAGCGCCGTCTTTGGGCGGATGACCTGCATGTGGGTAAAGAAATATTCAGCAATCGCCCCCGTGATGCGCCCGCCGACGAAATAGATACCGCGCTTTCTGTCCGAGAGCAGCGCCGCTGCATTGTCGAAATCGGCAGTATCAAGATCGCTCAGCGTATCGCGCAGATTGTTGGTAATGGCATCCGCGAAGCGGTTGAGAATGTGCAGGCCGGGGGCGTTGCTGGCCCATCGGTCGTGCTTTGCAATCGGGTTGGAAATGGTAGCTTCAAGCTCCTGATGGAGGCTTGCCTGAAACTCCGGATAACCCTTATAGCCGAGCTTCTGCACCATGCGCGCCACGGTGGGCGTAGACACGCCTGCATTTTCCGCAACTGTCGTGATGCTGCCAAGGCCCGAAACGGGGTAATTTGCCAGAAGGCTCTCCGCCAAACGCTTCTCAGCGCGCGTCAAACCTTCATAGTGGGTCTGAATGACCTCCGACACCGTCGAAGACGATGAATTGCGCAAATTTTTCCCCTTTTTCCGGTTTCATGACCGGCTTTTAGCGATGATTAAGATACGGGGCCACGCTGGAGTCAATCGAAAAAATGAAGAGAAAATTTCAAAAATACGTTTGACACTTTGCAAGTTGTGAAGAATTCTCTTCTCGCCGCTGGGGAGCGGTCGAGACAAGCGGGGTTCGACCATGACGGTTCGTTCGCAGTTTTTCAGCGCCGACGAAGGTGACGCGGTCGCGGTGGAAAATGAGATGGGGAAACATGCGGTGCTGCTCGTCTGCGAGCATGCTTCACGCACCCTGCCTGCCCGTTACGGTGATCTCGGCCTTAGCGAAGATGTTCTGTCGAGCCACATTGCCTGGGACCCCGGCGCTCTCGCCGTCGCCCGGCTTCTCTCGGCAAAGCTTGATGCCACCCTGATTTTCCAGCGCTTTTCGCGCCTGATCTATGATTGCAACCGTCCGCCGGAATCGCCTTCGGCGATGCCGCTGACCAGCGAAATCTACGACATTCCTGGCAACAGGGATTTGAGCGAAGCTGAGCGTTTTGCCCGCACTGCGGCGCTCTATATTCCGTTTCACGAAGCCGTTTCCGACCACATAGAAAGGCGGAAAGTGACTGGCAAGGGAACAGTTCTCGTCACGATCCACAGCTTCACGCCGGTTTATCACGGGCGGGTACGCGATGTACAAATCGGCATTCTGCACGATGCCGACTCGCGGCTTGCGGATGCGATGCTGAAAGAAGCGGGACCGTCTTTCAGGGTGGAGCGCAACGAGCCTTACGGACCGCAGGATGGCGTGACCCATACGTTGCGTCTGCACGCCGTGCAGCATGGCTTGCTGAATGTGATGATCGAGGTTCGCAACGATCTTATTGCAGATGAGGAGGGGCAGCGGGACGCTGCCGAGTTCTTGAGCGAGCTTTTGAGAAAGGCTCTAGCCACTCAAAGCCACTGACGTCTCCGGCGGGTTCGCCTGCCGGACGAGAATATTGCCGCGTGGTTCAGAACGCCGAAACAGGCGCAGCCACCCGGCAAGGGAACAGCAGATGCATACGGCCCTGAAGCGGAAAATCCGCCGGGCCGAAACTGGGGCAACATCGGCCATTCCGGCTGACTGCCTGCTTTTTTCTTGATCAGGAGAGACAAGGCATGGACAGTTCATCATCCGGCGTCAGCTATAAGAAAGCGGACGCATCCTATTTCGAAAAACGAGGGCTCTCGCGCTATGCGGGCGTCTGGTCGCTCTGGGCGCTTGGCGTCGGTGCGGTCATCTCCGGCCACTTTTCCGGCTGGAACTTCGGCTTTGCCACGGGCGGCTGGGGCGGCATGCTGGTGGCGGGCATCATCATCGCCATCATGTATCTGGGCTTGACCTTCTCGATTGCTGAGATGAGCCCGGCGCTACCGCATACGGGTGCAGCCTATTCCTTCGCGCGCACGGCAATGGGGCCTTGGGGCGGTTTCATCACCGGGCTTTGCGAGAATGTCGAATATGTTCTCACTCCCGCCGTGATCGTTACCTTCATCACGGCCTATGTGAACTCCATCCTCGGGCTCGATCCTGTCTATTCGCCGTTCCTCTGGGTACTGTTCTACATCATCTTCTTAGGACTAAACGTCTTCGGACTTGAACTATCGTTCAAGGTAACGCTGGTCATCACACTGATTTCGCTCGGTGTTCTCGTCTTCTTCTGGATCAGCGCCATTCCGAATATGGATTTCTCCCGCTGGGCATTGAACATCGGCGTCGGCCCGGATGGCGCGGCAGTCGAACTGCCGGAAGGCAACGGCCCCTTCTTCCCATTTGGCATTTCTGGCGTCCTCGCCACGCTGCCCTTCGCCGTCTGGCTGTTCCTTGCCATCGAGCAATTGCCGCTGGCAGCGGAAGAGTCGGTCGATCCCAAGCGCGATATGCCGAAGGGCATCATTCTCGGCATCATCACGCTGATGATTTCCGCCTTCATGATCGTGCTGCTCAACCCTTCGCTTCCGGGCATCGGCGCGTTCCATCTCGGCTCGGCGCTTGAGCCTCTGCTGGATGGTTTCAAGGCGGTTTATGGAGATAGCGGCGTCGTGCTTCTGGGTCTGGTGGCGCTGACTGGCCTTATCGCCAGCTTCCACACCATTCTCTATGCGCAGGGTCGGCAGATCTATTCGCTGTCGCGCGCGGGCTATTTCCCCACGGCGCTTTCCATCACGCATCCCAAGTTCAGAACGCCGCATGTCGCCATGCTGACGGGTGCCATCGTTGGCCTCAGCGTCATGATGATCATCTGGTTCGCGCTTGGTGCGGAAAAGGGCGGCAGCATCATCGGTAGCGTGTTGATCAACATGGCCGTCTTCGGCGCGATGTTCTCTTATATCATGCAGGCGCTTTCCTTCATCCTGCTGCGCAAGAACCTGCCGAATATCGAGCGTCCGTTCCGTTCGCCACTCGGTGTGCCGGGCGCGGTACTGACCATCATCATCGCTGTCGTGACGCTGCTCTATCAGGTGCAGGACCCGAACTTCACCAAGGGCGTGCTGTGGGTCGCGATCTGGTTTGCCGTCGCCATCGCGTATTTCGCGATGGTCGGTCGCCACCGCCTCATCCTCTCTCCGGAGGAAGAGTTTGCGATGGAACACAAGCAGGCGGCACTCAGCGCGGCGGCTGCGGCAAAGGCCTGATGTTTCGCAAGGGAAGGCGGCGCGTTTTCGTGCCGCCTTCCACCAAACAAGGAAAAAGGGAACAGTGACATCATGACGACCTACACATTCGACGAGCTTAAAAAAGATGTCGCCGAAGGGCGCATCGATACCGTTCTGGCATGCCTCGTGGATATGCAGGGTCGCTTGATGGGCAAGCGGTTTCAGGCGCAGTTCTTCATCGAAAGCGCGCATGAGGAAACCCACACCTGCAACTATCTTCTGGCGACCGACATGGAGATGGAGACGGTCTCCGGTTACAAATCCACCAGCTGGGAAAAGGGCTATGGCGATTATACGCTAAAGCCCGACATGGCGACGCTGCGGCGCGTGCCGTGGCTGGAAGGCACCGCTCTCGTTCTCTGCGATGCCTATGACCACCACACTCACGCCGAAGTGCCGCACTCGCCGCGCGCAATGCTGAAGAAGCAAGTTGCCCGGCTCGAAGCCATGGGCCTGAAAGCCTATATGGCGAGCGAACTGGAGTTCTTCCTCTTCGACCAGAGCTTCGAATCCGCCCGCGCCAGCGGCTATCGCAACCTGCAGCTCGCAAGCCCCTATAATGAGGATTACCACATCTTCCAGACCACCAAGGAAGAAGAGGTAATGCGCGCCATTCGCAATGGCCTGCAAGGTGCTGGAATTCCTGTCGAAAATACCAAGGGCGAGGCATCCGCCGGTCAGGAAGAAATCAACGTTCGCTATGCCGATGCGCTCACCATGGCCGACCGCCACGCCATCATCAAGAACGCGACCAAGGAAATCGCCTGGTCCAAAGGCAAGGCTGTGACCTTCCTTGCCAAGTGGAATTATAGCGCGGCTGGCAGCTCATCCCACATCCACCAGTCTCTCTGGAGCCTGGATGGCAAGACGCCGATGTTTCTGGACAAAAATGACGAGCATGGCATGTCCGACATGATGAGGCATTATGTGGCGGGGCTTCTGGCCCATGCCAGCGAAATCACCTATTTCCTCGCGCCCTACATCAATTCCTACAAGCGCTATATGGCGGGCACCTTTGCGCCGACCAAGGCCGTTTGGAGCATGGACAACCGCACTGCCGGATATCGCCTCTGTGGAGACGGCACCAAAGGCATCCGCATCGAATGCCGCGTCGGTGGCTCAGACCTCAACCCGCATCTGGCAATGGCTGCACTGCTTGCGGCAGGCATTGACGGCATCGAGAAGAAGATGGAACTTGAGCCGCAATTCGTGGGCGATGCCTATGGCGGCAAGGAGGTGCGGGAAATTCCCAAGACCCTTCGCGACGCCACCGACCATCTCCACGGCTCTGCCATGCTGCGCGCGGCCTTTGGTGATGACGTCATCGACCACTATGTCCGCGCCGCAAAGTGGGAGCAGGAAGAATACGACCGCCGCGTCACCGATTGGGAAGTCGCGCGTGGTTTCGAGAGAGCATAACAACTTAGGAAGCAATCAATCATGGTCATGATCCAGAATATCTCGCCGATCGACGGCACTGTTTATGCCGAACGGGAAGCGATGTCGCTGGATGCGGCGCGGGGCGCCGTGTTGAGGGCGCGTGCTGCGCAAAAGGCGTGGACGCGTCGTCCGCTGGAAGATCGCGTTCAGCTGGTGCTGAAGGGTGTGGCGCGTCTCAACGAGATGGTGGATGAGGTGGTGCCGGAACTGGCCCATATGATGGGCCGACCGGTTCGTTATGGCGGCGAGTTCAAGGGCTTCAACGAACGCTCCAACTATGTTGCCTCCATCGCAGCCGATGCGCTGGCACCGCTTGTCATCGAGGAAAGCGGCAATTTCGAGCGTCGCATCGAGCGCGAAGCGCACGGCGTCGTCTTCGTCATCGCGCCGTGGAACTACCCTTACATGACCGCGATCAACACGATTGCGCCAGCCTTGATGGCGGGCAACACGGTCGTCATAAAGCACGCCGCGCAGACGCTGCTCGTTGGTGAGCGCATGGTTCGCGCCTTTGTCGAGGCGGGCGTGCCGGATGATGTTTTCATCAATCTCTTCCTCGACCACCAGACCACGTCCGCGCTCATTTCCGAAAGCCTGTTCAACTTCGTCAACTTCACCGGCTCTGTTGAGGGCGGACGCGCCATCGAGCGCGCGGCGGCTGGCACATTTACCGGCCTCGGTCTGGAGCTTGGCGGCAAAGACCCAGGTTATGTCATGGAAGACGCGGATCTCGACGCTGCCGTCGATACGTTGATGGACGGTGCGACCTATAATTCCGGCCAGTGCTGCTGCGGCATCGAGCGTATCTATGTCAATGAGTTGCTGTTCGACGCCTTCGTTGAAAAGTCTGTGGCATGGGTGTCCAACTACAAGCTCGGCAATCCGCTCGAGCAGGAAACGACGCTGGGGCCGATGGCGAACAAGCGTTTCGCCAAGGTGGTTCGCCAGCAGGTGGCGGATGCGGTTTCGAAGGGTGCCAAGGCGCTCGTCGATCCCAAACTATTTGCCGCCGATGATGGCGAGAGCGCCTATGTCGCGCCGCAGGTCCTCATCGATGTCGATCACAGCATGGAGTTCATGAAGGAAGAAACCTTCGGCCCCGCAGTCGGCATCATGAAGGTGAAGAACGACGACGAAGCGATCAAGCTGATGAACGACAGCAAATACGGCCTGACGGCATCGCTGTGGACGCAGGATTCTGACAGGGCAGGGCGCATCGGTCGCGAGATCGAAACCGGCACTGTCTTCATGAACCGTGCGGATTATCTGGACCCGGCGCTGTGCTGGACCGGCGTCAAGGAGACAGGCCGTGGCGGTTCGCTTTCCGTCATCGGCTTCCAGAACCTGACGCGCCCAAAATCATACCATCTGAAGAAAGTCACGAAATGAATATCGTCGCAAACTGGAGCTATCCAACCCCCATCAAGCTCGGTCGTGGCCGCATCAAGGAACTGGCCGATGCCTGCAAGACGCTCGGCATCAAAAAGCCGTTGCTGGTCACGGATCGTGGTCTGGCTGCGATGGCGATCACCGGCCACGCGCTGGATATTCTCGAAGATGCAGGCCTTGGCCGCGCACTCTTTTCGGATGTCGATCCGAACCCCAACGAAATCAACCTCGAAGCGGGCGTGAAGGCCTTCAAGGATGGCGGCCATGATGGCGTCGTCGCCTTCGGCGGCGGCTCGGGCCTCGATCTCGGCAAGGCGGTTGCCTTCATGGCGGGCCAGACGCGGCCCGTCTGGGATTTCGAAGATGTCGGCGACTGGTGGACCCGCGCCAATGCCGATGGCATCGCGCCGATCGTTGCGGTGCCAACGACGGCGGGGACAGGCTCGGAAGTGGGCCGCGCCAGCGTCATCACCAACTCCAAGACTCATGTGAAGAAAATCATCTTCCATCCGAAATTCCTGCCCGGTGTTGTGATCTGCGATCCCGAACTGGCTGTCGGCATGCCGAAGGCGATCACGGCTGGTACCGGCATGGACGCTTTCGCCCATTGCCTTGAGGCCTATTCCTCGCCCTTCTTCCATCCCATGAGCCAGGGCATTGCGCTGGAAGGCATGCGGCTGATCAAGGAATTCCTGCCGCGCGCCTATAAGGACGGCACGGATATCGAAGCCCGCACCAACATGATGGCCGCTGCCGCCATGGGTGCCGTGTCCTTCCAGAAGGGCCTCGGCGCCATCCACTCGCTCTCGCACCCCATCGGCGCGGTTTACAACACCCACCACGGCATGACCAATGCCGTCGTCATGCCCGCCGTCCTGCGCTTCAACCGCCCGGCCATCGAAGAAAAAATCGCCCGCGCCGCCGCCTATCTCGGCATCGAAGGCGGGTTCGATGGTTTCTATGATTATGTGCTGGAACTGCGCAAAGAACTCGGCGTGCCCGACACGCTGACTGCCATGGGCATCAAGCCGGACCGTATCGATGAGTTGACGGCTGAGGCGATCAAGGATCCGAGTTGCGGGGGTAATCCGGTTGAGATGACGCTGGAGAATACCAAGGCGTTGTTTGAGGATTGCTTTTAGCAGGGCCTCTCGTCTCGCTCCCTCATTCCTGTGCTCGTCACAGGAATCCAGCAGACGCGCGTCTGCGCGGCTAAGAGAGTCTTTTCAGCCCAAGGACTTGGGCTGGCTGGATCCCTGTGACAGGCACAGGGATGAGGGGCGGGGGAGCTTGTCCTCTAAAACATCGCCACCCTCCCACAAACAAGCTATGATCATTCCTTCCATGGGAGGAAGATCATGAACAAGAACACGATATGCGTCTGGTACGATAAGGACGCGGAAGCTGCCGCGCGTTTTTACGCCGAGACCTTCCCGAACAGCAGCGTGGGCAAAGTAACCCGTGCGCCCAGTGACTACCCGGATGGCAAGGAAGGCAATGTTCTGGTGGTGGAATTCACCGTGGCGGGCATTCCCTGCATCGGCCTCAATGGCGGCCCGGTTTTCAAGCACAGTGAAGCCTTCTCGTTCCAGATTTCGACGGACGATCAGGAAGAGACCGACCGTTACTGGAACGCCATCATTGGCAATGGCGGGCAGGAGAGTGAATGCGGCTGGTGCAAGGACAAGTGGGGCATTTCCTGGCAAATCACGCCGCGTGCGCTGATGGATGCGATGGCCGCCGGTGGTGCCGAAGCCAAGCGGGCTTTCGACGCGATGATGAAGATGAAGAAGATCGACATTGCGACGATTGAGGCTGCCCGGCGCGGTGGCTGAATCGTTCGAACAAACGCGGCGGGGCGAGAGGTAGCCTCCTTGCGTTTCCGATTTGTTAACCATGTTGGTTAAGAGTGCGTAAAGCACCATGATTGCTTCGGTGCAGTGCAGAGCATCGCAATTTTCAGGCTCTGAAATTTTCGGGGGCCCTATGCCAGTCATCACATTCGCCAACACCAAAGGTGGAGCAGGCAAAACGACAGCCGTTCTGCTGCTCGCAACCGAGCTTGCCCGCACCGGTCATCGCGTCACCGTTCTGGACGCCGATCCGCAGTTGTGGATTTCGCACTGGTTCGAGCTTTCCGGCTCGGTCGATAATCTCTCCGTCATTTCCAACGTGACGATGGCTTCGCTGGAAACGCATATTCGCGAGAACAAGGCCAGCACGGACTGTTTCATCATCGATCTGCCCGGCACCAGGAGCCCGCTTCTGACCATGGCGCTCGGCATTTCGGACCACGTTCTCATTCCCGTTCAGGGATCGGCCATGGATGCGCGCGGTGCCGCCGAAGTTCTCGATCACCTCACTTTCCTTCGCGAAAAGATGGGCCGCGATATCGATCACTCCGTCGTCCTGACCCGCGTCAACGCCATGATCAGCACCCGCGCGCTGCTGCTGGTAAAGGGGCTTCTTGCCCAGAGAAACGTTCGCGTGCTCAACACCCCCATCGCCGAACGCGCCGCCTTCCGCGATATTTTCGACCATGGCGGAACCATTGCCGCGCTGGACTGTCAGAAGGTCAGCAATGTGGATAAGGCGCTGGAAAATGTACGCCTTCTCGCGGCTGAAGTTCTTGGGCTTTTGCCGGTCCGGGTGGTGAAGTCCGGGCGGGATCTGCGGATTTTCAATCGTCGGGCTGCTTGAGTTTTAGCGGGGTGTTGGCGGGTGAACCATACCCGCCAAACCTGAAAAGACGCCTCGCTATTTTTTGCTTGATTTGGAAATGATCATTTCCTATATTCCGCCTCATGAACGAGATCGCCACCACATATCACCTAAACCGTCAGCGCGGACGTCCGCGTGAATTCGATGTCGATGCCGCCGTCGATAAGGCGATTGGTGTTTTCGCGGAGCGCGGTTTTCATGCCACGTCGGTTGGAGACCTGACCGAGGCGATGGATTTGACGCAGGGCAGTCTCTACAAGGCTTTCAAGGATAAGAAAGACATCTACATTGCTGCCGTGGAGCGCTACAAGCTGGTGCAGACTAGGCGCTTCGAAGCCAAGGTTCAGGCGGGCCGGAATGGCCGCGAGAAACTGCTGGCGGCGATGAATTTCTATGCGGATGGGTCTGCCGGACAATCCGGCAAGCAGGGTTGCCTTGTCGTCGGCGCGGCAGCCGATCTGGCGTCGCTGGATGAGGATATGGCGCGCGTGGTGCGTAGCGCAATCGAAGCACGCGAAAAGATTTTGGCCCGCCTCGTGCGGGAAGGGCAGGCGGATGGCTCCGTTGTCAGTAACGGCCAAGCCGACGTGCTGGCGAAGACGGCGCTCTGCCTGTTGTACGGAATGCGGGTTGTCGGGAAAACCGGCCCCTCACGGGAGGAATTGTCGTTGATCGTTGATGCCGCGATGCGGGTTTTCGATTGATTTTTTGTTTAATTCGGAAATGATCATTTCCAATTAGGAGTGAAATGATGACCTCGACGGTTGTTGATGCGGCCAAGCCGCAGGAAGAGACGATTTCTTCCGCCATGATCTTCCTGCTGGCCAGCGCCTGCGGGCTGGTGGCGGCCAATCTTTATTATGCGCAGCCGCTCGCCGGTGTCATCGGCGCCGAACTCGGCCTTTCCTCTGCCGCAACCGGCCTGATCGTGACGCTGACGCAGATCGGCTATGGCCTCGGCCTTCTCTTCGTCGTGCCACTGGGTGATCTGGTGGAGAACCGC
This window contains:
- a CDS encoding ABC transporter substrate-binding protein encodes the protein MISHSRRLLSLTTAIILATSAIASAAPSEELIAAAKKEGMLTTIALPHDWCGYGDVIASFKAKYPEIQVNELNPDAGSADEIEAIKANKDNKGPQAPDVIDVGLAFGPQAKKEGLLQPYKVSTWDEIPDNVKDAEGYWYGDYYGVMSIFVNKDLVTNSPKDWADLLKPEYSGQVALAGDPRASNQAILGVLAAGLSTGAKDGKEAGEAGLKYFADLNKAGNFVPVIGKAGTLAQGATPIVIAWDYNALGWAKTLNGNPPTEVVVPEKGVLAGVYVQGISAYAPHPNAAKLWMEHLYSDDGQLGWLKGFCHPIRFNALAKANKIPKDLLDALPPAAAYEKAIFPTLEDVDANKAAVTGGWDKVVGANVK
- a CDS encoding MurR/RpiR family transcriptional regulator, whose product is MRNSSSSTVSEVIQTHYEGLTRAEKRLAESLLANYPVSGLGSITTVAENAGVSTPTVARMVQKLGYKGYPEFQASLHQELEATISNPIAKHDRWASNAPGLHILNRFADAITNNLRDTLSDLDTADFDNAAALLSDRKRGIYFVGGRITGAIAEYFFTHMQVIRPKTALMSSNSSSWPQYMLNMNAGDVLVIFDIRRYEQDMVTLAQVAHENDVSILLFTDQWTSPVSRFAKHTFRVRIEAPSAWDSSVVTLFVVEALIEAVQNNGWDETRQRMNALEGLFEQTRLFRKPENK
- a CDS encoding N-formylglutamate amidohydrolase — its product is MTVRSQFFSADEGDAVAVENEMGKHAVLLVCEHASRTLPARYGDLGLSEDVLSSHIAWDPGALAVARLLSAKLDATLIFQRFSRLIYDCNRPPESPSAMPLTSEIYDIPGNRDLSEAERFARTAALYIPFHEAVSDHIERRKVTGKGTVLVTIHSFTPVYHGRVRDVQIGILHDADSRLADAMLKEAGPSFRVERNEPYGPQDGVTHTLRLHAVQHGLLNVMIEVRNDLIADEEGQRDAAEFLSELLRKALATQSH
- a CDS encoding amino acid permease, yielding MDSSSSGVSYKKADASYFEKRGLSRYAGVWSLWALGVGAVISGHFSGWNFGFATGGWGGMLVAGIIIAIMYLGLTFSIAEMSPALPHTGAAYSFARTAMGPWGGFITGLCENVEYVLTPAVIVTFITAYVNSILGLDPVYSPFLWVLFYIIFLGLNVFGLELSFKVTLVITLISLGVLVFFWISAIPNMDFSRWALNIGVGPDGAAVELPEGNGPFFPFGISGVLATLPFAVWLFLAIEQLPLAAEESVDPKRDMPKGIILGIITLMISAFMIVLLNPSLPGIGAFHLGSALEPLLDGFKAVYGDSGVVLLGLVALTGLIASFHTILYAQGRQIYSLSRAGYFPTALSITHPKFRTPHVAMLTGAIVGLSVMMIIWFALGAEKGGSIIGSVLINMAVFGAMFSYIMQALSFILLRKNLPNIERPFRSPLGVPGAVLTIIIAVVTLLYQVQDPNFTKGVLWVAIWFAVAIAYFAMVGRHRLILSPEEEFAMEHKQAALSAAAAAKA
- a CDS encoding glutamine synthetase family protein, translating into MTTYTFDELKKDVAEGRIDTVLACLVDMQGRLMGKRFQAQFFIESAHEETHTCNYLLATDMEMETVSGYKSTSWEKGYGDYTLKPDMATLRRVPWLEGTALVLCDAYDHHTHAEVPHSPRAMLKKQVARLEAMGLKAYMASELEFFLFDQSFESARASGYRNLQLASPYNEDYHIFQTTKEEEVMRAIRNGLQGAGIPVENTKGEASAGQEEINVRYADALTMADRHAIIKNATKEIAWSKGKAVTFLAKWNYSAAGSSSHIHQSLWSLDGKTPMFLDKNDEHGMSDMMRHYVAGLLAHASEITYFLAPYINSYKRYMAGTFAPTKAVWSMDNRTAGYRLCGDGTKGIRIECRVGGSDLNPHLAMAALLAAGIDGIEKKMELEPQFVGDAYGGKEVREIPKTLRDATDHLHGSAMLRAAFGDDVIDHYVRAAKWEQEEYDRRVTDWEVARGFERA
- a CDS encoding aldehyde dehydrogenase family protein, translated to MVMIQNISPIDGTVYAEREAMSLDAARGAVLRARAAQKAWTRRPLEDRVQLVLKGVARLNEMVDEVVPELAHMMGRPVRYGGEFKGFNERSNYVASIAADALAPLVIEESGNFERRIEREAHGVVFVIAPWNYPYMTAINTIAPALMAGNTVVIKHAAQTLLVGERMVRAFVEAGVPDDVFINLFLDHQTTSALISESLFNFVNFTGSVEGGRAIERAAAGTFTGLGLELGGKDPGYVMEDADLDAAVDTLMDGATYNSGQCCCGIERIYVNELLFDAFVEKSVAWVSNYKLGNPLEQETTLGPMANKRFAKVVRQQVADAVSKGAKALVDPKLFAADDGESAYVAPQVLIDVDHSMEFMKEETFGPAVGIMKVKNDDEAIKLMNDSKYGLTASLWTQDSDRAGRIGREIETGTVFMNRADYLDPALCWTGVKETGRGGSLSVIGFQNLTRPKSYHLKKVTK
- a CDS encoding iron-containing alcohol dehydrogenase, translating into MNIVANWSYPTPIKLGRGRIKELADACKTLGIKKPLLVTDRGLAAMAITGHALDILEDAGLGRALFSDVDPNPNEINLEAGVKAFKDGGHDGVVAFGGGSGLDLGKAVAFMAGQTRPVWDFEDVGDWWTRANADGIAPIVAVPTTAGTGSEVGRASVITNSKTHVKKIIFHPKFLPGVVICDPELAVGMPKAITAGTGMDAFAHCLEAYSSPFFHPMSQGIALEGMRLIKEFLPRAYKDGTDIEARTNMMAAAAMGAVSFQKGLGAIHSLSHPIGAVYNTHHGMTNAVVMPAVLRFNRPAIEEKIARAAAYLGIEGGFDGFYDYVLELRKELGVPDTLTAMGIKPDRIDELTAEAIKDPSCGGNPVEMTLENTKALFEDCF
- a CDS encoding VOC family protein, producing the protein MNKNTICVWYDKDAEAAARFYAETFPNSSVGKVTRAPSDYPDGKEGNVLVVEFTVAGIPCIGLNGGPVFKHSEAFSFQISTDDQEETDRYWNAIIGNGGQESECGWCKDKWGISWQITPRALMDAMAAGGAEAKRAFDAMMKMKKIDIATIEAARRGG
- a CDS encoding ParA family protein, which codes for MPVITFANTKGGAGKTTAVLLLATELARTGHRVTVLDADPQLWISHWFELSGSVDNLSVISNVTMASLETHIRENKASTDCFIIDLPGTRSPLLTMALGISDHVLIPVQGSAMDARGAAEVLDHLTFLREKMGRDIDHSVVLTRVNAMISTRALLLVKGLLAQRNVRVLNTPIAERAAFRDIFDHGGTIAALDCQKVSNVDKALENVRLLAAEVLGLLPVRVVKSGRDLRIFNRRAA
- a CDS encoding TetR/AcrR family transcriptional regulator encodes the protein MNEIATTYHLNRQRGRPREFDVDAAVDKAIGVFAERGFHATSVGDLTEAMDLTQGSLYKAFKDKKDIYIAAVERYKLVQTRRFEAKVQAGRNGREKLLAAMNFYADGSAGQSGKQGCLVVGAAADLASLDEDMARVVRSAIEAREKILARLVREGQADGSVVSNGQADVLAKTALCLLYGMRVVGKTGPSREELSLIVDAAMRVFD